In the genome of Podospora pseudocomata strain CBS 415.72m chromosome 2 map unlocalized CBS415.72m_2.2, whole genome shotgun sequence, one region contains:
- a CDS encoding uncharacterized protein (EggNog:ENOG503NX58; COG:V), whose product MPLSKHREIARLSHLVTLKHILRLRRRRGERMYVEPGAMRRVRTEIIADDAQVSDMHLNLPHLCNARRYARPTSQDRDARILRTGGLDTSVAKSNDNIEDVKLSRGKHAGPSEKGMAGFMAMKTLIEQRIWHWVEEKKEQLPFTLNTLLLDKVIWPCLDPKNQGILSTAGMIGEMLKEIFPRHADKMAQVENYGEDHTVADTAVGKELLSRLSRNGEWRKLKESLADNAKSWL is encoded by the exons ATGCCTTTGTCAAAGCACAGGGAAATAGCCAGGCTCTCCCACCTGGTGACACTCAAACACATCTTGCGCCTgcggcggagaagaggcGAACGCATGTATGTGGAGCCCGGTGCCATGAGAAGGGTGAGGACTGAGATCATAGCCGATGATGCCCAAGTCTCGGACATgcatctcaacctcccacACTTATGCAACGCCCGACGGTATGCTCGACCAACGAGTCAAGACCGAGATGCCCGAATCTTGCGGACCGGCGGCCTGGACACCTCGGTCGCAAAGAGCAACGAC AATATAGAGGATGTCAAACTGTCAAGGGGCAAGCATGCCGGTCCCAGCGAGAAGGGTATGGCTGGGTTCATGGCCATGAAGACGCTGATCGAGCAAAGGATTTGGCactgggtggaggagaagaaagagcaGCTGCCTTTCACGTTGAACACCCTGTTGTTGGATAAGGTGATCTGGCCGTGCCTGGACCCAAAGAACCAGGGCATCCTGTCGACGGCGGGGATG ATAGGCGAGATGCTGAAGGAGATATTTCCCAGGCACGCCGACAAGATGGCCCAGGTTGAGAACTATGGTGAAGACCATACAGTGGCCGACACGGCTGTTGGCAAGGAGCtgctgagcagactgagccGGAATGGCGAATGGCGCAAGCTGAAAGAGAGTCTGGCGGACAACGCAAAGAGCTGGTTGTAA
- a CDS encoding uncharacterized protein (COG:U; EggNog:ENOG503NUYQ), translating into MVGASSGSDHNLIHRMAVDDPIPWYRKPNLRTMYLLLFPCVIGIEMTSGFDSQIINAAQLLPAWKAYFGNPTGAYNGILASALPLGSVIGLPFIPIVNDTFGRRWCIMFGSVIMIIGTIIQGFAFNGPMYILARGIIGFGLPYAIVAGSCLIGELGYPKERPILTSLFNACYFIGAIVAAGCTFGTQQINNDWSWRIPSLLQMAPSLLQVAFVFFLPESPRYLMSKDRFEEAEAVLIKYHAEGNPDSEFVKAEIAEIRTTLEIELEHSKRSWMDLVATPGMRRRVIIGSLLGLFTQLSGNVVISYFLGDVLKLIGYTDPSFQAKYNLGNQCWSLICGVSAALVVMRFRRRTMYLTGIISILAVYVAWTACTAIFIDTKSDVAAKMSLFWIYAYSPAYNLCFNALTYTYLIEIFPYANRARGISIFQFWGKAAQFFGTNVNPIGKSLLRPIKHGRD; encoded by the exons atgGTCGGCGCCAGCAGTGGAAGTGaccacaacctcatccaTCGCATGGCGGTGGATGACCCCATCCCATGGTACAGGAAACCCAATCTGAGAACAATGTACCTGCTACTCTTTCCCTGCGTTATCGGAATCGAGATGACATCGGGGTTCGACTCTCAAATCATCAACGCGGCGCAACTTCTTCCAGCTTGGAAGGCCT ACTTTGGCAACCCCACTGGTGCATATAATGGTATCCTCGCTTCAGCTCTGCCACTGGGATCAGTGATAGGGCTGCCGTTTATCCCTATTGTGAATGATACGtttggaaggaggtggtgcatCATGTTTGGGAGCGTGATCATGATTATCGGGACAATTATCCAGGGATTTGCTTTCAATG GACCTATGTACATACTGGCTCGAGGTATCATCGGATTCGGCCTTCCTTACGCCATCGTTGCTGGCTCCTGTCTCATCGGAGAACTCGGATATCCAAAAGAACGACCCATTCTTACCTCGCTGTTCAACGCTTGCTACTTCATCGGAGCTATCGTTGCCGCGGGGTGTACCTTTGGAACGCAACAAATCAACAACGACTGGTCATGGCGCATTCCGAGCTTGTTGCAGATGGCCCCCTCTCTGCTGCAAGTCGCCTTTGTGTTTTTCCTGCCAGAGTCCCCCCGTTACCTCATGTCCAAAGATCGGTTCGAGGAAGCCGAGGCAGTGCTGATCAAGTATCACGCTGAAGGCAATCCAGACTCGGAGTTTGTCAAAGCTGAAATCGCTGAAATTCGCACCACCTTGGAGATTGAACTCGAACACTCGAAACGGTCATGGATGGATCTTGTTGCCACCCCTGGTATGCGTCGCAGGGTTATTATCGGATCGTTGCTCGGCCTCTTCACCCAGCTCTCCGGGAATGTGGTCATCTCGTATTTCTTGGGTGATGTGCTGAAGCTGATCGGGTACACTGATCCCAGCTTCCAGGCCAAGTACAACCTGGGAAACCAGTGCTGGTCCCTGATCTGCGGCGTGAGTGCAgcactggtggtgatgagattCCGGCGGCGGACGATGTACTTGACGGGTATCATTTCGATCTTGGCAGTCTATGTGGCTTGGACAGCTTGCACAGCCATCTTCATCGATACCAAGTCTGACgtggcggccaagatgagTTTGTTTTGGATTTACGCCTATAGTCCTGCGTACAATCTTTGCTTCAACGCCTTGACTTACA CATATCTGATCGAGATTTTCCCCTACGCAAACCGAGCTCGTggcatctccatcttccagTTCTGGGGTAAGGCCGCTCAGTTCTTCGGAACCAATGTCAACCCGATCGGTAAGTCCTTACTCCGACCAATCAAACATGGCAGAGACTAA
- a CDS encoding uncharacterized protein (EggNog:ENOG503P4U5; MEROPS:MER0011122; COG:O): MRFSLALAAAGLAQTAFAAPQPSRGFGCGAPEPSEELLQVSQQFAVEEAQALAESYRSGNLTARDVTAQAISVKVYIHVVAASTALSGGYLTDTMINNQFSVLQSAFAPYGISFTLAGTDKTVNANWADDSKGYEMTMKRALRKGTYKDLNLYFLQKMGGNLGYCYFPTTASPGSTAYIRDGCTILYSTTPGGSSTNYNLGHTATHEVGHWFGLYHTFQGGCTGAGDSVSDTPAQASASSGCPVGRDSCPSQAGVDPIHNYMDYSIDSCYEEFTPGQQTRINSFWTSYRQNAS; this comes from the exons ATGCGtttctctctcgctctcgccGCGGCCGGTTTGGCCCAGACTGCCTTTGCGgctcctcaaccttcccGCGGTTTCGGCTGCGGTGCCCCCGAGCCTTCCGAGGAGCTCCTCCAGGTTTCCCAGCAGTTCGCTGTTGAGGAAGCTCAGGCCCTCGCCGAGTCCTACCGCTCCGGCAACCTCACTGCCCGTGATGTTACCGCCCAGGCCATCTCCGTCAAGGTCTATATCCACGTCGTGGCTGCTTCCACTGCCCTCAGCGGTGGTTACCTCACC GACACCATGATCAACAACCAGTTCAGCGTTCTCCAGTCGGCTTTTGCCCCCTATGGCATCTCtttcaccctcgccggcaCTGACAAGACCGTCAACGCCAACTGGGCTGATGACTCCAAGGGTTACGAGATGACCATGAAGCGCGCTCTCCGCAAGGGCACCTACAAGGACCTCAACCTCTACTTCCTCCAGAAGATGGGTGGTAACTTGGGATACTGCTACTTCCCCACCACTGCCTCGCCCGGCTCCACCGCCTACATCCGCGACGGCTGCACCATCCTCTATAGCACCACCCCTGGCGGCAGCTCCACCAACTACAACCTCGGCCACACCGCCACCCACGAGGTTGGTCACTGGTTCGGTCTCTACCACACCTTCCAGGGCGGCTGCACCGGTGCCGGTGACTCCGTCTCCGACACCCCCGCCCAGGCCTCCGCTTCTTCCGGCTGCCCTGTCGGCCGTGACTCCTGCCCCAGCCAGGCCGGTGTTGACCCCATCCACAACTACATGGACTACTCCATCGACTCTTGCTACGAGGAGTTCACCCCCGGCCAGCAGACCAGAATCAACAGCTTCTGGACCAGCTACCGCCAGAACGCTTCCTAA
- a CDS encoding uncharacterized protein (EggNog:ENOG503PCN0; COG:S), with the protein MDRSVQRPPSTDGGNAMGPPMIDYGDPALLSHDNAGPQLLAVGWSLWCAAGLFLGTRVYCKLIGSRRLWWDDHFLIASQVIHLVATCLMTMLVADVGYGKHPWDKPGVSPIPSTKELLLMIPRATLTITAMSWSKTAFAITMLRFSEGWMKWAVWFIIISMNIAFGLSAMVPWLLCTPIQKTWDLSVEGSCHSFNVSLVLAYVSGAYSALCDLVLALLPWMIISKLQMRTKEKLGVGIAMSMGIIAAIMAIVKTVSLQNLLKMDSFYTAQLNIYDTAEISVTIMAASIPALRVLFNEVRTSVRTKGRQYYQATTPQYGANRTGIVITVKAEGNMEEERPGCGDDMSDTGILGSSTSHDPKRICRVDEVEVVSTYSNGKRSMSDEEGGYEMQKTVRKGSMPE; encoded by the exons ATGGACCGATCAGTACAACGCCCTCCTTCGACTGACGGCGGCAACGCAATGGGTCCTCCAATGATCGATTATGGCGACCCGGCCCTTCTATCCCATGACAATGCCGGCCCCCAGCTCCTCGCCGTCGGTTGGTCACTATGGTGCGCGGCGGGGTTATTTCTAGGCACAAGAGTCTACTGCAAGCTCATCGGCAGCCGGCGGCTATGGTGGGATGATCACTTCTTGATCGCATCACAGGTCATCCACCTGGTAGCGACCTGCTTGATGACGATGCTGGTGGCAGATGTGGGCTACGGGAAGCATCCTTGGGACAAACCCGGTGTCAGTCCAATACCTTCCACCAAAGAGCTCCTTCTTATGATACCGCGAGCTACCCTTACCATCACTGCAATGTCCTGGAGTAAAACAGCCTTCGCCATTACCATGCTACGCTTCTCCGAGGGTTGGATGAAGTGGGCCGTAtggttcatcatcatcagcatgaaCATCGCCTTCGGACTCTCTGCCATGGTCCCGTGGCTCCTTTGCACACCGATCCAGAAGACGTGGGACCTGAGCGTCGAGGGTTCATGCCATTCATTCAACGTCTCACTCGTGCTTGCATATGTGTCCGGGGCATACTCGGCCCTCTGCGATCTTGTGTTAGCCTTGTTGCCGTGGATGATCATTTCGAAGCTGCAAATGCGGACCAAGGAGAAACTAGGCGTGGGCATCGCCATGAGCATGGGAATCAT CGCCGCAATTATGGCCATAGTCAAGACTGTCTCGCTTCAAAATCTCCTCAAGATGGACTCGTTCTATACCGCCCAGCTCAACATCTACGACACTGCGGAAATATCTgtcaccatcatggccgcCTCTATCCCTGCGTTGCGCGTGCTTTTCAACGAAGTGCGCACCTCGGTCCGCACAAAGGGCAGACAGTATTACCAGGCTACGACGCCCCAGTATGGTGCAAATCGGACTGGGATCGTCATTACTGTCAAGGCCGAGGGAaacatggaggaggagcggccTGGTTGCGGAGATGATATGAGCGACACAGGGATTTTGGGATCGAGCACCAGCCACGACCCAAAACGCATTTGCCGGGTTGATGAGGTCGAGGTGGTTTCAACATACAGTAATGGGAAAAGAAGCAtgagtgatgaggaaggcggaTACGAGATGCAGAAGACTGTTAGGAAAGGGTCGATGCCGGAGTAG
- a CDS encoding uncharacterized protein (COG:Z; EggNog:ENOG503NYV1) translates to MSRRPPRGEYIETDTGNKVARKATLVGTQNIMLGGKTVIQPEVMIRGDLVRSIQSSSSSSSSGTPNNTAVAIGRYCFLSRASCLRPPGRFYKGAFTYMPLRMGDHVFVGPSSVIQAASIGSHVHIGARVVVGEFAIIKDYVRVLDETVIPPNMVIPSFSIVAGQPARVIGEVPEGGHEAFELRDLYKTVGNNPQPPAS, encoded by the exons atgTCGCGCCGTCCGCCGAGAGGAGAATACATTGAGACC GACACGGGCAACAAGGTCGCTCGCAAAGCTACCCTCGTCGGTACCCAAAACATTATGCTCGGTGGAAAGACAGTCATCCAGCCCGAAGTCATGATCCGTGGCGACCTGGTCCGATCGatccaatcctcctccagcagcagcagcagcggaaCACCGAACAACACGGCTGTAGCAATTGGCCGCTATTGTTTCCTCAGCCGAGCCTCGTGTTTACGCCCGCCAGGCCGATTCTATAAGGG TGCTTTCACATACATGCCCCTACGGATGGGTGACCACGTCTTTGTCGGGCCCTCGTCTGTTATCCAAGCCGCGTCGATCGGAAGCCACGTACACATCGGAGcgagagtggtggtgggcgagtTTGCCATTATCAAAGATTACGTACGGGTGCTGGACGAAACTGTCATTCCGCCCAACATGGTCATCCCAAGCTTCTCCATTGTGGCAGGACAGCCGGCAAGAGTGATTGGGGAAGTGCCAGAAGGCGGCCACGAGGCGTTTGAGCTGAGAGATTTGTACAAAACAGTTGGCAACAACCCACAGCCGCCCGCGTCCTGA
- a CDS encoding uncharacterized protein (EggNog:ENOG503NVWQ; COG:G; CAZy:AA12), translating to MGHIINTVASVAALTALFVPEVAAQSCPGVNSRFQPRMGSGYRFSLLATGLRQPRHITIDSAGNLLVAEGGSQSVRRLVLQDQGNIVCVQSNTQLSGTNTNHGIALSADGRTLFTSNLASVNAYSYDPATGQVGSGRQIVNGMSNTGTHPTRAIATSKWSPDTILVARGSQNNIDTTTTQTSSGRSMIKTFSISAGTQSTINYNTGGEVLGWGLRNIVGLTEDPAYGGIWSVENQMDDLRLNGRDIHNNNPAERLSYHGVLNATTNRYKGLNYGYPSCVPAWDPQNVGINGLVVGSLFKPDSVPNANDCANRMTGRLHFHAHTAPLDVKFTANGTAAYIAFHGSWNRNPADGYRVMRVDFRNGDPVADVSSTTAQIPVMENSNVGGCPNNCFRPVGLTFDAKGRLYVSSDTTGEIYVIYGA from the exons ATGGGCCATATCATCAACACCGTCGCGAGCGTCGCGGCTTTGACCGCGCTCTTCGTCCCTGAAGTAGCTGCTCAGTCGTGCCCGGGCGTCAACAGTCGCTTCCAGCCCCGTATGGGTTCTGGGTACCGGTTCAGCTTGCTTGCTACCGGGCTCCGCCAGCCCAGACACATAACCATCGATAGCGCCGGTAACCTCCTTGTCGCTGAGGGTGGTTCTCAGTCAGTCAGACGCTTGGTCCTTCAGGATCAGGGCAACATCGTTTGTGTTCAGTCCAACACCCAGCTCAGCGGTACCAAC ACCAACCATGGTATTGCTCTTTCTGCTGATGGCAGGACACTCTTCACGTCCAACTTGGCCTCGGTGAACGCCTACTCCTATGACCCGGCCACAGGACAGGTTGGCTCCGGACGCCAGATTGTAAACGGAATGTCCAACACGGGCACTCACCCGACCAGAGCCATTGCTACCTCCAAGTGGTCCCCAGACACCATTCTCGTGGCGCGTGGTTCTCAAAACAACATTGATACCACGACCACTCAGACTTCCTCTGGTCGTTCGATGATCAAGaccttctccatctcggcTGGCACGCAGTCAACCATCAACTACAACACGGGCGGCGAGGTCCTTGGCTGGGGTCTCCGCAATATCGTCGGCTTGACCGAGGACCCTGCCTACGGCGGCATCTGGTCTGTCGAGAACCAGATGGACGACCTGCGACTCAACGGTCGTGAcatccacaacaacaacccagctGAGCGCCTCAGCTACCACGGCGTTCTcaacgccaccaccaaccgaTACAAGGGTCTCAACTACGGGTACCCCTCTTGCGTCCCGGCATGGGACCCCCAAAACGTCGGCATCAACggtctggtggtgggctcCCTCTTCAAGCCCGACTCTGTCCCCAACGCCAACGACTGTGCCAACCGCATGACAGGCCGTCTCCATTTCCACGCTCACACTGCTCCTCTTGATGTCAAGTTCACCGCGAACGGAACTGCCGCATACATTGCGTTCCACGGCAGCTGGAACCGCAACCCTGCTGATGGGTACCGTGTCATGAGGGTGGACTTCCGGAACGGCGATCCAGTGGCCGACGTCAGCTCGACGACGGCGCAGATTCCGGTCATGGAGAACAGCAATGTCGGCGGCTGCCCCAACAACTGCTTCCGTCCGGTCGGTCTGACGTTTGATGCCAAGGGTCGCTTGTATGTGTCGAGCGACACGACCGGTGAGATTTATGTCATCTATGGCGCTTGA
- a CDS encoding uncharacterized protein (COG:O; EggNog:ENOG503PCZ4) gives MALKSLLSSLLLAPLALAHPGHKEAVHAHRALPLERRSLDHCSKEFNSPEFIQRTVEINGAEIKRLRRALGYEVDEKPKITPRDYLSVSRIDHKSNKTVTEGMDLSTLFSNYGACMLMPVVDEGPLYVKGEEIRKNITNGERGIKMTLAIQVVDYKTCQTVPNAYVDIWSSNATGIYVGVQGYPGMGDPNDASILKGTTLRGVQPTDSHGVASFDTMFPGHYDGRATHIHAIVWLGATKHANNTLTGGRAAHIGQIYFDQGLITAAERNAPYNTNRMPIQQNTRDFLFQAGANGDDPIVRYSFIGKDVSEGLFAWIRFGINQQTSRPLNPAAYWTANGGVMNPTGPISKLPGGGGGGGGWPGFGGGWGKRFAEKLGRKVEAEAELQEDAE, from the exons ATGGCGCTCAAGAGTTTGCTTTCCTCCCTGTTGCTGGCCCCTCTGGCCTTGGCCCATCCGGGTCACAAGGAGGCGGTCCACGCCCACCGCGCTCTTCCACTCGAGCGGAGGTCTCTTGACCACTGCAGCAAGGAGTTCAACAGCCCCGAGTTCATTCAGCGAACCGTCGAAATCAATGGTGCCGAGATCAAGAGGTTGAGGCGTGCCTTGGGCTACGAGGTTGACGAGAAGCCCAAGATCACTCCCCGCGACTACCTTTCCGTCTCGAGAATCGACCACAAGAGCAACAAGACGGTCACCGAGGGCATGGACCtttccaccctcttctccaactaTGGAGCTTGCATGCTCATGCCTGTCGTTGACGAGGGACCGTTGT ACGTCAAGGGCGAGGAGATCCGCAAGAACATCACCAACGGCGAGAGGGGTATCAAGATGACGCTTGCCATCCAAGTTGTGGATTACAAGACATGCCAGACCGTCCCCAACGCCTACGTTGACATCTGGAGCTCCAACGCCACC GGTATCTATGTTGGTGTCCAAGGCTACCCCGGCATGGGCGACCCCAACGATgcctccatcctcaaggGCACAACCCTTCGCGGCGTGCAGCCTACCGACAGCCATGGTGTGGCTTCCTTTGACACCATGTTCCCAGGTCACTATGACGGTCGTGCGACCCATATCCACG CCATCGTCTGGCTCGGAGCCACCAAGcacgccaacaacaccctgACTGGCGGTCGTGCTGCCCATATTGGTCAAATCTACTTTGACCAAGGCCTCATCACGGCCGCTGAGAGGAACGCGCCCTACAACACTAACCGCATGCCCATCCAGCAGAACACGCGCGACTTTTTGTTCCAGGCCGGCGCCAACGGTGACGACCCGATCGTCCGCTACTCCTTCATTGGCAAGGACGTCTCCGAGGGTCTCTTTGCCTGGATCCGCTTCGGTATCAACCAGCAGACCAGCCGCCCGCTCAACCCTGCTGCTTACTGGACTGCGAACGGTGGCGTCATGAACCCCACTGGTCCCATCTCCAAGCTtcccggcggtggtggcggcggcggtggctggCCCGGTTTCGGTGGCGGTTGGGGTAAGCGCTTCGCTGAGAAGCTTGGTCGCAaggtcgaggctgaggctgagcTCCAAGAGGATGCCGAGTAA